A stretch of the Vigna radiata var. radiata cultivar VC1973A chromosome 7, Vradiata_ver6, whole genome shotgun sequence genome encodes the following:
- the LOC111241999 gene encoding uncharacterized protein LOC111241999 — MEKIEAYESTLSSAQSQEISTSDSLARALGIKEHCGRVRGLGLGPCPSKVFGVHARSHRGSSSASASNVELETQVSSLTAQVNEMKAVISLLLQNYPGQLPSQLATTFQPSISDQGSVPHDGCNQKEEP, encoded by the exons ATG GAAAAAATTGAAGCATATGAATCTACATTATCATCGGCTCAATCACAAGAAATATCCACTTCAGATTCATTAGCCCGTGCTTTAGGAATCAAAGAGCATTGTGGACGTGTTCGTGGTTTAGGTTTGGGTCCTTGTCCATCTAAAGTCTTTGGAGTCCATGCTCGTTCTCATAGGGGATCATCTTCAGCTTCAGCTTCTAATGTTGAATTAGAAACTCAg GTGTCTTCATTGACAGCACAAGTCAATGAAATGAAGGCAGTGATATCATTATTGTTGCAAAATTATCCGGGTCAATTACCTTCACAGCTTGCTACCACATTTCAACCATCG ATATCTGATCAAGGAAGTGTGCCACATGATGGATGTAACCAAAAAGAAGAACCTTAG